Proteins from a genomic interval of Candidatus Bealeia paramacronuclearis:
- a CDS encoding MlaD family protein, with the protein MEKKASYFIVGSFVMLAFAGILLFTLWIAGSDLDRKMSYYYIYFRGAVTGLLEGSNVNYNGVPIGTVKKIVIDPEDVEQVRVTVGIKSNIPIKEDSSAMLEMQGLTGYVVVQISGGKKESALLKTKHGQKYPIIPFKPSNFQELIASAPEALDRANKLLNRLSNIVDEKNQKAFSELLANLNEASQSFKTLIPEMKGAVKDFRDSWGGITHNTQEALAQIRVTAETINDVGKNIKDVLIENREGISSFSGQGLYELEETIVEAKDTFESLSSAIQRFEANPSGFILPSTQKGFVVPER; encoded by the coding sequence ATGGAAAAGAAAGCAAGTTATTTTATTGTCGGCAGCTTTGTGATGTTGGCTTTTGCTGGCATTCTTCTCTTTACACTGTGGATTGCAGGATCGGACCTTGATCGCAAAATGTCTTATTATTATATTTATTTTCGCGGTGCCGTCACAGGTCTTCTTGAGGGTAGTAACGTCAATTACAATGGTGTTCCCATTGGAACGGTAAAAAAAATTGTGATTGATCCTGAAGACGTGGAACAAGTCCGTGTGACAGTGGGGATTAAAAGCAATATTCCCATCAAAGAAGATTCCTCGGCCATGTTAGAAATGCAGGGGCTTACAGGTTATGTTGTGGTTCAAATTTCAGGGGGTAAAAAAGAAAGCGCACTTTTGAAAACGAAACATGGCCAAAAATACCCTATTATTCCTTTTAAACCCTCCAATTTTCAAGAGCTCATTGCCAGTGCACCAGAGGCTTTGGATCGAGCGAACAAGCTTCTTAATCGTTTGAGTAATATTGTAGATGAAAAAAATCAAAAGGCCTTTTCTGAACTTTTGGCCAATCTGAATGAAGCGTCTCAATCTTTCAAAACACTAATCCCAGAGATGAAAGGCGCCGTTAAAGATTTTCGTGATTCGTGGGGTGGAATTACTCACAATACACAAGAGGCTCTCGCTCAAATTCGGGTCACAGCTGAAACCATTAATGATGTCGGAAAAAACATTAAAGATGTTCTTATTGAAAACCGAGAAGGGATCTCTTCCTTTTCCGGTCAAGGTCTTTATGAACTCGAAGAAACCATTGTAGAAGCAAAAGATACGTTTGAAAGTTTATCCTCAGCCATTCAGCGTTTTGAGGCAAATCCTTCTGGATTTATTCTCCCTTCCACGCAAAAAGGCTTTGTAGTTCCTGAA